The genomic segment TGCCCGAGCCGAAGCCCGAGCAACCCGCCGCCCCTCGGGGGTCGGGACCGCTGCTGCGCCGCGGCACCCGCGGCGAGGCCGTGACCGCCCTGCAGCGCCGGCTGGCCGATCTGGGCTTCGATCCGGGGCCAATAGACGGCATCTTCGGCCCGCGCACGGAGGCGGCGGTCAAGGCGTTCCAGACCGCTCGCCGGATCGAGATCGACGGCATCGTCGGCCCGCAGACCTGGGGCGAGCTGGGCATCAAGGTCGACGCCCCGGTGCAGCGGCCCGATCCGGGTGCCAACCTGGACGTCGGCCGCGACGGCGACATGGCCACGGTGCAGGGGTTCAAGATGACTCCAGCGACCGCCGAGGCTTTCGTGAAAATGGCGCAGGCCGCGTCGCGAGACGGCATCACGCTGCGCATCAATTCGGCGTGGCGCAGCGACGAGCACCAGGCCAGGCTGTACGCCGAGGCGATCAAGAAGTACGGCTCGGAGCAGGCGGCCCGCAAGTGGGTGGCCCCGCCGGGCAAGAGCAACCATCGCACCGGCAAGGCCCTCGACATCCACACCTCCGACGCGATCTACGCGTGGCTGAAGAGCAACGCTCCGCGCTTCGGCTTCCGCCAGCCCATGAGCTGGGAGCCCTGGCACTGGGAGTTCGAGGGCTAGGCGCGGTTGAAGCCGGCGGCTCCCGCTGCCCTCGTCAGCACTCCCGCGCTAGCGTGCGCACGCGGGGTACGGCATGGAGGGCGAAGGCGGCGCAGCCCAGGGCCAGCAGGCCGTGCGCCAGGTGGAACCAGCCGGCGAAGCTCGCCAGGACCCCGGCATTCAACGCCACCAGGGCCACCCAGGCCGGCCACTCCCTGCCGCGGGGCGGGCCCTGCATGAAGCGCGGCAGGATCCAGAAGGCGACGCCGAAGGCCAGCAGCGCCGTCCAGCCGAAGAGCAACTGCGGGGCGTGGGAGGCCACGATCGCGGCGGCGAGCGCCGGAGGCAACGCCAGGGCCGGCACGCCCTTGGCGGCCAGCAGCAAGGCGCCTAGTGCCGAACCGACCATCAGGTGGATCAGCGCCAGGCGCACGGCGATCACCGAATAGCGCGGCATCGCGGCCACATCACCGCGGCGAACAGCGCCGCCGACAAGAACATCGCGCAGGCGCCCGCCGCGAGGACCAGGCCCCAGGTCCCGCCGGCGCTCGCCCGCGGTTCGGCGACGATGCGGGCCAGAAGGCCGGCGTTTAGCAGGGCGTAGGTCGCCCACATCATGCGTTCGTCCAGCGGCGGCCGCTTGCCGGGCGGTAGCGGGAAGAGCCAGAACGCCACGCCGAAGATGAGCTGCGCGGTCCAGCCGAGCGTCAGGCCATGCACGTAGCCGGGAGAGTAGCCCCCGCCTAGGGCGGGGATGGCGCCCAGCAACAGCGTGGCCACCAGGTACGCGAGGCCGGTCTTGATGAATACGCGGGTGGACAGTGGCATCAGTCGTCGTAGAGGATGCGGGCGGCGGCGCCCTCGAGATCTTCGTACTGCCCGGACGAGAGTGTCCAGTGGAGGAACCACACCAGCAGGCCGGCCAGGAACAGCGTGGCCGGCAGGATCACCAGCATGATGCTCATCGGTTCCGCACCATCCGCAGCGCGTTGCCCAGGACCAGCAGGGAAGATAGCGGCATGAGCAAGGCCGCCATGAGCGGCGAGACCAGCCCCAGCAGGGCTCCCGGCACCGCCACGACGTTGTAGAGAGCCGCCACCGCCAGGTTCTGCCACACGGCGCGCCTGGCCCGCCTGGCCGCCGCGAGCGCCCGCGGGAAGGCCGCGATGCCGCCCGTGAGCACCAGGCCGGCGGCGTCCCTGGCGACGGCGGCGCCGCGGCTCATGGCGACTCCCACGGCGGCGGCGCCGAGCGCGGGAGCGTCGTTGATCCCGTCGCCCAGCATCGCCACCGTGGCGCCCTCGGCCGCCAGGCGGCGCACCAGGGCAAGCTTGTCGGGCGGCCCCATGGCGCCGGCCGCTTCGGCGATCCCGAGGTCGGCGGCGACCTGCCGGGCGACCGCTTCCCGATCGCCCGAGGCCATCACCACGCGCAGGCCGGCAGCTCGCAACGCCGCGACGGCGCCCACGGCCGCCGGATCGGGCCGGTCGGCCAGGACCAGCCAGGCCAGGGGCCTGCCGCTTGGGTCCCCCAGGGCGGCGAGCGTGCGGCCCGTGGCTTCCAGGTGTGGCGGCACGGCGCCGGGGGCCGCCCACTCCGGCCGGCCGAGGCGCAGGCGCCGGCCAGCCAAGACGCCGGAAACGCCGCAGCCCGGTTCGACGAGGATCTCTTCGGCCGGCGGGATGTCGAGCAGGTCGGCGGCGGCGCGGCGGATGGCCAGCGACACGGGATGCGCGGAGCCGGCCGCCAGCGCGGCGGCCAG from the Candidatus Tanganyikabacteria bacterium genome contains:
- a CDS encoding D-alanyl-D-alanine carboxypeptidase family protein → PEPKPEQPAAPRGSGPLLRRGTRGEAVTALQRRLADLGFDPGPIDGIFGPRTEAAVKAFQTARRIEIDGIVGPQTWGELGIKVDAPVQRPDPGANLDVGRDGDMATVQGFKMTPATAEAFVKMAQAASRDGITLRINSAWRSDEHQARLYAEAIKKYGSEQAARKWVAPPGKSNHRTGKALDIHTSDAIYAWLKSNAPRFGFRQPMSWEPWHWEFEG
- the ccoS gene encoding cbb3-type cytochrome oxidase assembly protein CcoS, with the protein product MSIMLVILPATLFLAGLLVWFLHWTLSSGQYEDLEGAAARILYDD
- a CDS encoding cation-translocating P-type ATPase, which codes for DRAGAWGAIAMVALAALAAVVGGPNAATAALLVFCPCALGLAVPAALAAAGATGVRQGFLVLDGAAFERLAEVDCVVVDKTGTVTEGELALVDFLAPGSAGVSPAPRAPLALDPHDPLLLAAALAAGSAHPVSLAIRRAAADLLDIPPAEEILVEPGCGVSGVLAGRRLRLGRPEWAAPGAVPPHLEATGRTLAALGDPSGRPLAWLVLADRPDPAAVGAVAALRAAGLRVVMASGDREAVARQVAADLGIAEAAGAMGPPDKLALVRRLAAEGATVAMLGDGINDAPALGAAAVGVAMSRGAAVARDAAGLVLTGGIAAFPRALAAARRARRAVWQNLAVAALYNVVAVPGALLGLVSPLMAALLMPLSSLLVLGNALRMVRNR